TTCGACCTGCTTCGGCTGATGTGGTCTCCGCACCGATGCGGATTGCTTTTTCCAGTATCCCCGACCTCGACATGCCCGACCTGCACGCATGACACTACGCTTGAACCATGTGCGGCCGAATCTCGCTCAAGACCCATCCACGCGTCCTGGCCGAACTCTTCGGCGTGGACATCCCTTTGACGCTCAAGCCGCGCTACAACATCGCGCCCACCCAGCGGACGCTGGTGATCCGAAACCTGAACAGTGTCCGTGAAGCGATGATGGGCCGATGGGGCTACATCCCGGCTTGGAGAAAGAGTGGCCAGAAAGGTCCCGAGCCCATCAACGCGCGGAGCGAGACCGCAGGCACCAGCCGCCTCTTTGGCGAGCCGCTGCGGCGACGCCGGTGCATCATCCCCGCCAGCGGCTTCTACGAGTGGCAGGCCATAGAAGGCCAGCGCGCCAAGCGACCATTTCACATCGAGCCCGTGGGATCAGACGTGTTTGCACTCGCCGGACTGTGGTCGCGGTGGCAGCCGCATGATGCCGATGCTGTTGAGACGTTCACGATCCTGACGTGTGCGCCCAATGAAGTCATGAAGCCGATCCACGACCGGATGCCGGTGATTCTGCCCGTGGAGTTGATCGATGCATGGCTCGACCCGGCGATTGATGATGTGTCTGAGGTAGCAACCATGCTGCGCCCGGCCTCGCCAGCAGCGATCATGGCGCGCGAAGTATCGACACGAGTCAACAGCCCCAAACACGACGACGAACTGTGCATCAAGCCACGCCCCGAAACGGACCCGGGCACGAACGCTGCGCCTTGATGAAGCCAGTCGCGGGCTGTTTATCGCACGCACCTGAAGCAGCGCTGACCACGCCGACCCCAGCACACCCAGGCACACCCC
This region of Phycisphaeraceae bacterium genomic DNA includes:
- a CDS encoding SOS response-associated peptidase — translated: MCGRISLKTHPRVLAELFGVDIPLTLKPRYNIAPTQRTLVIRNLNSVREAMMGRWGYIPAWRKSGQKGPEPINARSETAGTSRLFGEPLRRRRCIIPASGFYEWQAIEGQRAKRPFHIEPVGSDVFALAGLWSRWQPHDADAVETFTILTCAPNEVMKPIHDRMPVILPVELIDAWLDPAIDDVSEVATMLRPASPAAIMAREVSTRVNSPKHDDELCIKPRPETDPGTNAAP